The proteins below are encoded in one region of Podarcis raffonei isolate rPodRaf1 chromosome 8, rPodRaf1.pri, whole genome shotgun sequence:
- the LOC128418464 gene encoding probable G-protein coupled receptor 33 has product MITTSRKEDQRYQGFMETTTVAFILENASTVRTNANHSLVSIRPMNLTIACFISLSFLVGTAVNGLFLWVLGVKMKRSVNTLWFLHLILTYLITSGNMPFYVAYILLGFHWAFGTVTCKVMNSLGSLGMFNTVFLLTIVNLDRYLLTCHPIWSQHNRTISRAHRLVIGVWLVSLALSAPYLAFRETREVENGRLVCDNNYAFSNDWDDEKTKDLRYRVHFAFFVTRFLLAFLVPFLIIMGCSYCIGQEMKKKRLVRRTKKPFRILVASVASFFISWLPYHLYQASVLLEGSGMVGNVLKPIFITGVCFNFCFTPILYIFVGEKFQQVFKTSILALAQKAFLDEPITSAYNINLTEGVGKETVDRNSLVLTVT; this is encoded by the exons ATGATAACCACTTCTAGAAAAGAAGATCAAAGGTATCAA GGCTTCATGGAAACAACCACAGTGGCCTTCATCTTGGAGAATGCATCAACAGTACGAACAAATGCCAACCATTCCTTGGTATCCATAAGGCCCATGAACTTAACCATCGCCTGCTTTATCTCATTGTCTTTCCTGGTGGGGACAGCTGTGAATGGGCTCTTTCTCTGGGTGCTGGGTGTGAAGATGAAGAGATCAGTGAACACCCTCTGGTTCCTCCACCTGATTCTCACCTACTTAATCACCTCTGGGAACATGCCATTCTATGTTGCCTACATTCTTCTTGGTTTCCACTGGGCCTTTGGCACAGTTACCTGCAAGGTCATGAACTCGTTGGGTTCTCTGGGGATGTTCAACACTGTCTTTCTTCTCACCATTGTCAATCTGGACCGCTACCTCCTCACCTGCCACCCCATCTGGTCCCAGCATAACCGCACAATCTCTCGAGCACACAGACTGGTCATAGGAGTTTGGCTTGTGTCCTTAGCCCTGAGTGCCCCTTACTTAGCTTTCAGGGAAACACGAGAGGTAGAGAATGGCAGGCTTGTGTGTGACAATAACTATGCTTTTTCAAATGACTGGGATGATGAGAAGACGAAAGACCTAAGGTATCGtgttcattttgctttctttgtgaCTCGGTTTCTCCTGGCCTTCCTGGTTCCCTTCCTGATCATCATGGGCTGCTCTTATTGTATAGGCcaggaaatgaagaagaaaaggttGGTGAGGAGAACTAAGAAACCTTTCCGAATCCTTGTGGCTTCTGTGGCATCATTCTTCATCTCCTGGCTTCCTTATCACCTCTACCAGGCTTCAGTGCTCCTTGAGGGATCTGGAATGGTGGGAAATGTACTGAAGCCAATCTTCATCACTGGAGTCTGTTTCAATTTTTGTTTCACACCCATCCTCTACATCTTCGTTGGGGAGAAATTCCAGCAGGTCTTTAAGACATCGATTCTTGCTCTAGCTCAGAAAGCTTTTCTAGATGAACCCATCACATCTGCCTACAATATAAATTTGACAGAAGGGGTGGGAAAGGAAACCGTTGACAGGAACAGCTTGGTGCTCACGGTGACTTAA
- the LOC128419216 gene encoding probable G-protein coupled receptor 33, whose product MEKNNTTISLQNSSNTEMDVSHLPADTNLVVAILIFTCFLVGITVNGLFLWVLGMKMKRTVNTMWFLHLILTYLVSSSLMPFFAVFVLLNFDWIFGPIMCKILLFSFSLGMFSTVFLLTTISLDRYLFTCYPVWSQRNRRIPLARKVIAGVWLASLALSTPNLAFLETQEEEGKMKCSYSFIFSPNQDDFHVHLAFFLVRFLLAFLLPFLIIMTCYCRIGFEMKKKSLARTGKISKVLVAAVASFFIGWFPYHLYHASQLFKEVPKATTQVLWDTAATGVCFNICFTPILYLFVGEKFQEVFKTSIFTAFSKAFVDDPTSLEDNIHTGKRADQNHSESSMGKTSVLQAESPTFKPQHHQVNL is encoded by the coding sequence ATGGAGAAAAATAACACAACTATCAGCTTGCAGAATTCCAGCAACACAGAGATGGATGTAAGCCACCTTCCAGCAGACACAAATCTGGTTGTTGCCATCCTTATCTTCACATGCTTCTTGGTGGGGATAACTGTGAATGGGCTCTTCCTCTGGGTGCTGGGGATGAAGATGAAGAGAACTGTGAATACTATGTGGTTCCTCCACCTGATCCTCACCTACTTAGTCTCCAGCTCACTCATGCCTTTCTTTGCTGTCTTTGTCCTCCTCAATTTTGACTGGATCTTTGGCCCAATCATGTGCAAGATCTTactcttctccttctctctgGGGATGTTCAGTACAGTCTTTCTACTCACCACCATCAGCCTAGACCGCTACCTCTTCACCTGCTATCCTGTCTGGTCCCAGCGTAACCGCAGAATACCTTTGGCACGGAAGGTAATTGCAGGAGTCTGGCTTGCTTCCCTAGCTCTGAGCACTCCAAACCTGGCTTTTCTGGAGACTcaagaagaggaggggaagatGAAGTGCAGctattcttttattttctccccaAATCAAGATGATTTCCACGTTCATCTGGCTTTCTTCTTGGTTCGTTTTCTGCTGGCTTTCCTGCTTCCATTCCTCATCATCATGACATGCTACTGTCGGATTGGTtttgaaatgaagaaaaaaagtTTAGCGAGGACAGGGAAGATTTCCAAAGTCCTGGTGGCTGCCGTAGCTTCATTCTTCATTGGCTGGTTCCCCTACCATCTCTACCATGCTTCACAGCTGTTTAAGGAAGTACCCAAAGCAACAACACAGGTTCTATGGGATACTGCAGCCACCGGAGTTTGTTTCAATATCTGTTTCACCCCGATTCTGTACCTGTTTGTTGGGGAGAAATTCCAGGAGGTCTTCAAGACATCAATTTTTACAGCGTTTAGTAAAGCTTTTGTGGACGATCCCACCAGTCTAGAGGACAATATCCACACTGGCAAGAGGGCTGACCAGAACCATTCAGAGAGCTCAATGGGAaaaacatctgttttgcaggcagaGAGTCCCACGTTCAAACCCCAGCATCACCAGGTAAATCTGTGA
- the LOC128419217 gene encoding sialic acid-binding Ig-like lectin 5: MPTPVSCSLVTLVCEFSSDPILGTFVFSELAKPKILNLSEVVLGKSVTLICQAPGTCPWKELWSQPQISWSNLPGPATAQNHQHSNGSWTFASGFTFTPTLQDQGRAITCHVYYPAVRRTVENTISLEVVYPPQDIRITRPGHPDFSAQEEKLVVRESDTVSLLCEAQGKPIPSVTWLKKNKTLNNHMQGSKDTLRLSNIKSEDAGMYQCQAENLHGSIRKNLSVIVQYAPKLSKNPEKNTTCWRKDNDILCKCSLHSKPPPQIHWQLDGKTVAENTSTADLKVSSSVQKNEVTSSLIWTGSPDGNLSIICLGNNSLGVYTMQFYISSLKTASSELIVPLVVGLILMKVFFCFVFFFLAFWYSNWRKAPLTQEGRRKQKE; the protein is encoded by the exons ATGCC GACTCCTGTGTCCTGTTCCCTAGTTACTTTAGTCTGTGAATTTTCTTCTGATCCCATCCTGGGGACTTTTGTTTTCTCAGAGCTGGCAAAGCCAAAGATCCTGAACTTATCAGAGGTGGTTTTGGGGAAGAGCGTCACCCTCATCTGCCAGGCGCCAGGGACCTGCCCATGGAAGGAATTATGGAGCCAGCCTCAGATCTCATGGAGTAATTTGCCAGGACCAGCAACTGCACAGAACCATCAGCACAGCAATGGGAGCTGGACCTTTGCTTCTGGCTTCACCTTCACACCTACTTTGCAGGATCAAGGCAGAGCCATCACTTGCCATGTCTATTACCCCGCAGTTAGGAGAACAGTTGAGAATACAATCTCTCTTGAAGTGGTCT ACCCACCTCAGGACATCAGAATCACAAGGCCTGGACACCCTG ATTTCTCCGCGCAGGAAGAAAAGCTGGTGGTCCGAGAAAGTGACACCGTCAGCCTGCTTTGTGAAGCTCAGGGCAAACCTATTCCCTCTGTGACATGGCTGAAGAAGAACAAGACCCTAAACAACCATATGCAGGGCAGTAAAGATACTCTTCGACTGTCCAACATTAAGTCAGAGGATGCTGGGATGTATCAATGTCAGGCAGAGAATCTACATGGCTCAATCAGGAAGAATCTCTCAGTGATTGTGCAAT ATGCCCCCAAGCTCAGCAAAAACCCCGAGAAAAACACTACCTGTTGGCGTAAGGACAATGACATCCTCTGCAAATGCTCCCTGCACTCCAAGCCTCCACCTCAGATCCATTGGCAACTGGATGGGAAGACTGTAGCTGAGAACACCAGCACAGCAGACCTGAAAGTCTCTTCCTCAGTCCAGAAGAATGAGGTCACCAGCTCCCTAATTTGGACAGGTAGCCCGGATGGCAACCTCAGCATCATCTGTCTTGGGAACAATTCTCTGGGAGTCTACACCATGCAATTCTACATTAGTTCCTTGAAAACAG CTTCTTCTGAGTTGATTGTTCCCTTGGTGGTAGGCCTCATCCTGATGAA GGTCTTTTTTTGTTTCGTGTTCTTTTTCTTGGCCTTTTGGTATTCGAACTGGAGGAAGGCTCCATTGACCCAAGAGGGCAGAAGGAAGCAAAAAGAATGA
- the LOC128418469 gene encoding sialic acid-binding Ig-like lectin 14, which translates to MSFTWEVKNPASSMATVTLLILAFLCKGLRSQKPGYDLNTLKAVTMQRGLCVHIPCNFTYPTSQYSGELYIYWIKDDSAGSSIHNIWHPNAGSVVASSYKGQSIASFAGNRFQLTGNPSEGDCSFSINDVKFEDEGQYYF; encoded by the exons ATGAGCTTCACCTGGGAGGTGAAGAACCCAGCCTCATCCATGGCGACGGTGACACTGTTGATTCTTGCCTTTCTCTGCAAAG GTCTGCGGAGTCAGAAGCCGGGATATGATCTTAACACACTAAAGGCTGTCACCATGCAGAGAGGTCTCTGCGTTCAcattccctgcaacttcacttatCCCACTTCTCAGTACTCTGGGGAATTATACATCTACTGGATTAAGGACGATAGTGCTGGGTCCTCTATTCACAACATCTGGCACCCAAATGCTGGAAGTGTTGTTGCCAGTAGTTACAAGGGTCAAAGCATTGCCTCATTTGCTGGGAATCGTTTCCAGTTGACTGGAAATCCATCAGAAGGTGACTGTTCCTTTAGCATCAATGATGTTAAGTTTGAGGATGAAGGCCAGTACTATTTTTGA